In Oryzias melastigma strain HK-1 linkage group LG10, ASM292280v2, whole genome shotgun sequence, the genomic window aaaaaatctttaaataaaagcgCACACTTTCATACAATGATTTACAATCACTTCCTCTTTTTTACATATAAACATGTTACGGAGCCTTAAAAGGTTTGGGAAAGTTACACAGGTGGGGACCAGGTTGCCATGGCGACTGACGGCGGTGCAAATGTCACAGTGCAAGCTTAAACCCCCCCACAATAGTTGGGATGTTTTCGCTTCTTAAGACACCAACTGAAACACTTGCAGCATCCTGTGCagcaagttttcttttttttgatcaACATAACCACAGCAGCTGATGGCACAACCTCAACTCATTCTTGCTTTACATATTTATAGATATATGCATTTGATTTTTCCATCACAGCAGTTTGAACTCTATCATCACcaaattttactatttttttctctttataaatAAGAACACTTTGCCAGAAAGAACTAATTCATTCTCATCCTGGGaaaagaactggaaaaaaagcaggataGCTTTAGTGTCGAACCTGGAATGACCACATTTCATTTGAAGGTGGGGAGTGGGGCAtcatgggaaaaaataaaaaaacaaaacaccacagTTCACAgctgataaaaaatattctggaaACTTTCTCCACACTTCTTAAAGTACGACAGGAACTCTCCATAGATGTAGCCCGCAGAGAAACGCGACGCCAAACTAAATATGACCATATGTACATCAATAcaaagcaaaaagacaaaataagttaaatattttttgtttgtttttttacaaaaaaatctgcagactTTCGACAGAAAGAAGCCTTTCCAGCACATAACAGGGAAATGTACACATCCAAAATGTCTTGTCCAGTGCTCGTGTGGTCACTGGTGGGACAGGTGTGCAGGAAAGCCAGTTTTAGCGACGACTCCACTATGAAGCAAAGCACCATCCAACACACCCAACTAGCAGCTGGTGCTCACAGTGTCTTCAGTCATTCCCTCCACCCCCAACCTCAGACGAGTTCATGAAAAGCAGCCGTGAGGAAATTATGGTGAACTCACAGAAATGAACGGATGCGctgagaggggaggagggggggcggGGGTCTGGACCCCCACAAACCGCGTCCCTCTCAACGGGGAGGGTCCCGTTCTCCTTCATGTTATCTGCTGCCTTCACTTCGGGGACAGATCCTGCAGCGAGGCGAAGGGAGAGTTGCTGGACGAGGAAGGGGACACGCCCTCCATCTTCCCCGGGGAGTCGGTGGAGGAGCTGATGCTGCTCAGACTGCCGTCCAGCAGGTCTGGTGAGTGACTGCAATGTAAAGTACAGAAGAAtcttacaacaaaaaatgaagctCATCGAGTATGGGGTAAGACAGCTGTCAGtaagaaacattttataaagaaaaagtcaaattcataaaaacaaaggtGTGCAAAAACGTATATTTTGTacacaactttgcagaaaattaTATTAATAGCCATAGCTctgttgaaaattgaaaaaaaaagcagaacaaaatacaagaaaaataatgaaaaataaaagaagcagcAGACATACAACTCCTCTCATTAggtgttattaaaaaaaaataaaaacacgtcGGTCAAAATTAGTTGAGAATACGAGGataaccaaataaaaaacagcaactaACTGAGCTAAAATAAGCTAACTGGCAGCTGGCTGttgcagcagagaaaaaaagaaaagaaaaaaaaagtcagtaggATCACACAATACCCAACTTTCtgtttctaatttgtttttctttttaactatcACTACAGTCGGCAGAAAGTAAATTTTGTCCCCATTTAAggtcatttttcggatcagtataaaggaaaaaacaagataaaagcctaaaataaatcttttgaaAAGCTACAAAAAGCGGTACACGAGTGCCAAACGGTGGTTAGCGATTCGTACGGATAACGGAATATCTATGATCTGTTAAACCTCTATTAGACGCtcttacaacttttatttttttctagccTCAAAATCGGGCGTACCGTATATATGGCTTTATTCTGGGTGCGTTTACTGAGAGGTACACGGCGCTCTGTCCGaatgttttaccaaaataaaacctctGGTGAGTGGTGCCCAAACTTGTGCCTTTAGGCTCAAGGTTATCAACCACACAGCAGAACATGGGAATCGAACCgttaatgaataaatgaagcGAAGGAAGCAAAGTATGATAAGTAAAGACGACTATGAAGAGTTTCCAAGGGAACAAAGGGtttgccaaagtaaaaaaacgaataaatatttatgaattcaCAGTGTTTTGATGAGAAGAACTTGGatgatttatttacttaaacgacaaattgttcaaacgctGGTAGACATTAGATTTTTGatgagacttctgggaaattttatggattttagaaTNNNNNNNNNNNNNNNNNNNNNNNNNNNNNNNNNNNNNNNNNNNNNNNNNNNNNNNNNNNTTGGAAAAATCCCAGATGAACAAGGTGGATTCTGTTTATTACCAGGAACTGAGATCTGACAGATTGGAGGCGTCTGAAGACAGCATGGTAGTGGTGCCCTGGAAGAGTCTCTTTGGTTGACTCTCTGTCTCCATCTCACCTGTCAAACAAAGACAAAGGTTTATCCTCAACTACTAACCGAAAACTCTGAAAatcagggggaaaaaatcaaatatgtacattttgaatcattttctgGTTTGCAAAAAACATCAATTGAAGCTCCTCACCTTTACGCTTCATTGGGCCCAGAATGCTGGCTCGGATGCAGTTGATCGGACTCTGACTTCGCCTGCTGAAGAAACCAGATCCAAGAAAATTGAGCCATTTTATTTCTCGGGAACCCCAGTgacagaaaataacattttctttcatttaatgtaattccagttgattctgaataaactggaattacattaactACATAAATATACAAAGAGTTGGGGAATTTCAAAAAAGGTTTAAtgacaaattagttttttaaagtggaaaatCAACACTTTGATACCGACCTGAACCTGCGTGTGGGGCTGGGTATCGGGCTGGGCGTCAAACCGTTGCAGCTCACCAGGATTTGGAGCGAAGGAGAGAAACACTGCTGCTTGGACGATGGGGAGaggataaaaatgcaaaaaaagagattaaaaaaaacaattaggagAGTGATTAAAAATAAGTCTGAAAACCAGTGTCATATATTTCTgtgcaaagaataaaaaaaatgcaaacaaacccTTAGTTTTTTCTACTTTAGCAATAATTTGCTGGataaatttatctttaaaactgttttttttgctgatatttGATATCCTTTTTAGTTCAAACCCTGCTTCATTTTTTGCagttatggttttaattatATTAGACAACTATCCCACAATGAACCTGTAActgccccccccaaaaaacattttttacaggaaaaaaattgagtttaaaactgtttttatgttttagaccaaaagatcaaacatgtagagacaaaatagagaaaaatgaaggaaagacaaggtcaaaacaatgttaaaaatttctaaaaatccACTGAACTAAAGTTTGAAGGATTTATTCCAAGTGGTATCACAATTATGAGGCATATATCTTgctatgtttgttttaaaccaaaaaaaaaatccaaagctaAAGACTTTTTGAACCCTCCATGTTAAATTTTTAATGCTAATAGGGGGGTCGGTTTCATTCCCGCATTATTGTAAATAACTGGGTTTAGGGTTAAAAAGTGGTCAGTTTTTAAGTTGAAATTGACACCAAAAAGATATCCAAGAGCTTGTGTCAGCGGGACGGTACCTTCTTTCTTATTCCTCTGGTTGGGGATGGTGCCGGCGACACGGGCACAAAGTCGTTCCGCTTTGGCGACGAAGACGCCACTTTCTCCAAATCGTTGTCACTCTGAGAAAACAGCAGCATgtgaaataaaagcagcttcaaacacttttttgttaGGTGACTGTGGGAGTTTTATACTACCGACTCAGTCTGGCCTTGAAAGACTGGTGGCCCTGTTAGCTCCCGAATGTTAATCTAGCATGTTTGAGCATGACGTCTCTATTGTCATGGAGAGACGGCAAAAACGGCCAAAACATGCACCAAACATCAAGTGGAGTGAAGTGTCATCAATCCTCTCTTACCAGACTAAGACTTTCTTCCCAGGAGTGGCTCATCTGCATGGCAGCTTGAACTTCCCTGTGagtttaaagcataaaaacgtAAGTCTTGAAACTTCGGATTTTGACTCAAAGACGGCAGTGGAGCTCACCGTTCATGTGCAGTTTCCCTGTTCATGACATCCACTCCCTCCTCCTGCAATACAGAAACGTTTAAGAAAACTCAGGCCGCATTTCATATTAATAGTCTTCaaattcttcctttctttttgtaGGAGTTTGATACTACCAGTTGATCATCAGACCAATGGTCCTGCTAACTCTAGTGTTGCTCTCGCATGGTTTTAAACACCGTTAGCCCTCATGATCAAAGGGAACCGGTGGTCTGACATGCTCACACGTGCACAAAGCAGCGTCCTCAGTCTCTTACTTGTTTTATCTGGTGAAGTCTGGTGCTGGGGACACGGATGGGTGACGATGGGACCTGTGTGGACACAACAGTCGGTACTGTTGCTTATGATTGATTATTGAAATTATTGTCTGAGGCAAACAAATCAAACTATACCAAAATATATTGAGTATAATTGATATGAAAGACATTGCAGgcttatttttacaataaaaaattatcACAGTGgatcattacattttaaaatttgcaaGTTGCagttattttgatgtggaaaaacaacaatgggcttcactttatgaaactaaaatatgaatggatttgtcattaattcttattatttacttgtttgtgtttaacttacacttgattatcttgccataaatacaaataatctggaaaacttccaaTATACTGTTTAGCACCAGTCACACTGgttgcatttttgagtaaagatgcaggtcagtgaatcggatcattcAAAATCGACtattgtcaaccacaaattatgatatcaTGTCGCTCATAAACACTGCAGACAAATGTCAGGTGCAGAACTGTACCATGTTGGGCCTGTTGACAACTGTGGTGCTGTTTCTGCGACTGCGTAGGACCTCTCTGTGGAACACCTGGGAGTTATCACTGCAATGACAGATGGAGACATGTGTTTTGTTACCCACGGACCCACGTGGGCACACTTAGAAAGAAGAGGAAATCAATGAGGAACCTCAAGCCATTGATCATGGGAGCGCTGTTGGATCTCCTCAGGGGTCCATCGACCTGGACTAAGGAGGATGGGATCTCCAGATCCAGCTCCATCTTTTCTTGGGGCATGATGCCAGAGTTGTTCATGTTGCTGGGAGGCGCAGTCTGTCGCCGATCCGTGAACGTCAAATGGCCGACTGGTTCAGTAATGCTACATTACTGACGTCCGACCCCAGCAGCTATTACATGATTGGTAAACAATTCTACCAAATCAGGCTACGAACTTACAGACAGAGGCCCCCTCGTCAGTTTGCTACTCAACAAAGAGTTTGACCATAACAGTGTTGTACTTTGGCGTAATATACAGCGATATGGTCAACGAAAACAGTCTGTATTATCATTACATGTAACACTACAACTTTGTAGTGTAGTTGTTAGCGAGTCGGGGCTACGTACCACACAATGCCGTTAGTCTGCGAGGCAGAAGCGGTTTGGTGACGAGCTACAACTTCATGTTAGCGCCTTAAATGAGCTAGCGCTAGCCAAACTATTCAGCAAGCGTCACTATGAAATTGCAGTTAAATCGGCTTTAAAGCACAAACGCTGCTAATAAATAATGACTATATCTTCTAGCTAACTCTTGCGCGGGTTACTGTTAGAGGCGAAAGAATGGTTCAGCCGATTTGGGTTCAGCCATAACCACCAGTGAAGCCTAGCCTAACGAGCTAGCATGCTATGTTAGCATTGACCCCAATAGCTTCGGTGCATATTCCAAGGATCCAGGCCGGGGCACAGTttcactaaacattttttatacataaaacttTTCACATTTAATTAACTGAGctatttctaatgaaaaaaataattctaaactAAATAATATTGTGTTTCGTTTCTGCTAAGCCCCGCCACGAATGAACGAGAATCCCAGATNNNNNNNNNNNNNNNNNNNNNNNNNNNNNNNNNNNNNNNNNNNNNNNNNNNNNNNNNNNNNNNNNNNNNNNNNNNNNNNNNNNNNNNNNNNNNNNNNNNNNNNNNNNNNNNNNNNNNNNNNNNNNNNNNNNNNNNNNNNNNNNNNNNNNNNNNNNNNNNNNNNNNNNNNNNNNNNNNNNNNNNNNNNNNNNNNNNNNNNNNNNNNNNNNNNNNNNNNNNNNNNNNNNNNNNNNNNNNNNNNNNNNNNNNNNNNNNNNNNNNNNNNNNNNNNNNNNNNNNNNNNNNNNNNNNNNNNNNNNNNNACTAATATATGTTATacagtggttttttttttctccatttcccCTAATATTCATACTTTTGTTGTATTGTtgcttataaataaagttttttttaagaaaaaagttttgttcacaTTCAACCTTTATTAGTATATTGTTCGCTgttcaactatttttttgtctggtttttaaatttgcattgCTGAGCATttgtaaataactttttttttaaacttatttagcTACTTTAGCATctagttttgactttttttttgttgctgaacATTTGTAAATAACCCTTTATTATGATATGGGTTATTTAGCATCTATTTAGAAAGTTTTTAGTGctgaattttaataaataatttataagtCAATTTGTTCAGCTACTTTAGAatctagtttttaaagttatgtggctaaacatttataaacaacttttttaattaatttgttcagCTAATTTTGCATCTGGTTTTATAATTTGCAttgccaaacattttttaatatctagTTATATCAATTTAttcagctaatttagcatctttttttctaatgctGAACATTAGTAAATAACTTTTCGGTTGTATTCACTGAGGATTTAGCTTCTACTTTGTTGCGTTTATTTTGCCGAACAGTATTAAATAACTGTAAATAATTTGTTAAGTAAAATCAACatctagtttttacatttctgttgccaaacatttgtaaataacTTTAGATTTCTACTTGTTCAGCTACTTCAGAATccaattttaacaattttttttgctgaatagTCGTGAATACTTTTTCACATTAATTTGTTCAGCTAATTTGTACACCTACATCTCTGTTGCCCAACATGATGAAATATATTGTAAGTCAATTAGTTCAGCTAATTAAGAATctactttacattttcattgcCAAACAGTTACTTTTTCCATCATCTTATTCAGCTAATTTACCATCTAGATTTTACATTTGCATTGATAAACAATAGTAAAAAACTTTTCACATCAATTTTGGTAATTTAGCATCTAGTTTATGAATTTCtgttgccaaaaaaaatta contains:
- the fam122b gene encoding protein FAM122B — encoded protein: MNNSGIMPQEKMELDLEIPSSLVQVDGPLRRSNSAPMINGLSDNSQVFHREVLRSRRNSTTVVNRPNMVPSSPIRVPSTRLHQIKQEEGVDVMNRETAHEREVQAAMQMSHSWEESLSLSDNDLEKVASSSPKRNDFVPVSPAPSPTRGIRKKQCFSPSLQILVSCNGLTPSPIPSPTRRFSRRSQSPINCIRASILGPMKRKGEMETESQPKRLFQGTTTMLSSDASNLSDLSSCHSPDLLDGSLSSISSSTDSPGKMEGVSPSSSSNSPFASLQDLSPK